The Streptomyces sp. NBC_00435 nucleotide sequence GATCGCGATGTTCGAGGAGACCCCGGTGACCACGAGGGTGCGGATGCCGAGATTGCGCAGCAGTGCGTCCAGGTCGGTTCCGGCCATCGGGGAGAGACCGTGCAGCCGGCGCACCACCAGGTCCTGCTCGGCGACGGTGATGGGGGCGGCGACCTCTACGGCCGGGCTGCCGGTGAGCTGGCGCACCGGCAGCTTCCCGGCGGCCCGGAACAACCGCGCGTTGGTATTGGCCCCGAGCCCGTCCGGCCGCCGCTCGGCGACTGCGTGCAGTACCTGTACGCCGGCCCCGCGCGCGGCCTCCACCAGGGCCGCGACCCGGTCCAGCATGCCGGAGTCCCGGGCCTCCTTGGCGAGCTCCGGCAGGGCGCTCTCCTCACCGACTACGCCGCTCTGGCACTCGACGGTGAGCAGTGCGGTGGTGGCGGGATCGAGTTCGGCCATGGCTCCCCCTGGCGTGGTGACGGAAGAGCACGCATGATTCCTGACACATAGTCAGATGTGAAGGGGCGCGGAGCGGATGGACGAGACACGCTTGGACGGGACGGTCGCG carries:
- a CDS encoding cysteine hydrolase, giving the protein MAELDPATTALLTVECQSGVVGEESALPELAKEARDSGMLDRVAALVEAARGAGVQVLHAVAERRPDGLGANTNARLFRAAGKLPVRQLTGSPAVEVAAPITVAEQDLVVRRLHGLSPMAGTDLDALLRNLGIRTLVVTGVSSNIAIPNTVFDAVNLGYQVVVPSDAIAGVPASCTAEVIRNSLSLVAAITTAEALITQWAPAH